Part of the Bacillus sp. THAF10 genome is shown below.
GCCAAACTCCCAACACATGTTGAAATCGATGCAAAGCGCTATGGTTTTGAACGTGACTCTGTTATCCTGCTCGAACAAATCCGAACAATCGATAAGCAGAGATTAACCGACAAAATAACACATCTCGATGAAGAGATGATGGACAAAGTGGATGAGGCGCTCCAAATAAGCTTAGGACTTATTGACTTTTAAGTTGCATTCCATTTTTTTAAGAAAAAAGCTGTTCACAGTAAGTGAGTGGCTTTTTTTATTTTGCTTTTTTGTTGGTAGTTTACCTATTACCACCAAATTCAGGCAACAAAACCACAATTTTGGTAGAATGGTCATGAAACATATTTGACTTTTAAATTCAGAAAAATTTATAGTGGTAGTAGCGGAAATATTTGATTTTTGTCGAAGTAATATAGAACGGTATTGTATTTCAGAAAAGGAGCGGGGAAAATGAATCCAAACATTATCAGCTTTATTGAAGAGAATCGCGAAGCCATTTTTGATAAATGGATAGCAGGAATGGACGAAATCGGGGAGAAAAAAGAACTAAAGGCGATTTCAGAAAAGGTTTACCTAAGCACCAGCAGAGAATACATCAACCTGTTATTGAACAATATTAGCAAGGATCAAGATGATTTATCTACTAAGCTCACAGATTTTGCCGAAAAGATTGTTCGCTTCGGTTGGCCGCTCCTTTATGTAACAGACGGATTATCTCTTTTTGGTAAGATTGTGTTTGAAGAAATGACAAAAAGTAAGGATGATTCACAAAAAGTAGCCTTGATGTATGACTTTGATCAGTGGTTGCGACCTGTGCATAATGAAATCGTGAAAACTTATACTGGTACGTGGGAACATACTGTCTCCATGCAAAAAATTGCCTTGCAAGAGCTAGCAGCACCCTTAATACCTGTTTTTGAAAGAATTTCCGTGATGCCTCTAGTAGGTACCATTGATACAGAACGAGCAAGACAAATTATGGAAAACCTTCTTCAAGGTGTGGTGAAGCACCGTGCAGAAGTCGTACTTATAGATATAACAGGTGTGCCGGTAGTGGACACGATGGTGGCTCATCATATTATCCAGGCAGCTGAGGCAGTTAGGCTTGTAGGAGCAAAATGTCTGCTCGTTGGAATTCGTCCTGAGATCGCGCAAACCATTGTTAACCTTGGAATTAACCTAGATCAAATTATCACAAAGAATTCTTTGGCAAAAGGTATTGAAACAGCGCTTGAGATGACAAATAGAAAAATAGTGAATGCGGGGGATCAAGAGTGAGGATACCAATATTAAAACTTCATAATTGCCTGTTAATTTCTATCCAATGGGAGCTTGATGATCAGACAGCGTTGCAATTTCAAGAGGATTTGTTAAACAGAATTCATGAAACAGGTGCAAACGGCGTTGTGATTGATTTAACATCGGTTGATATGATTGATTCTTTTATCGCCAAAGTTCTTGGAGATGTCATCAGCATGTCCAAGTTAATGGGTGCACAGGTGGTACTAACTGGTATCCAGCCGGCTGTTGCTATTACATTAGTGGAGCTTGGCATTCAGTTGGATGAAGTTTATACGGCTTTAGATTTAGAAAAGGGTCTAGAGAAATTACAACAGGAACTGGGGGAGTAAAACATGACTGTCCAATCCTGTGTAAATATTAGAAACGAGTGGGACATCGTAGCTGCTCGGCAAATGGGCAGGAATGTCGCCAAAGACCTAGGCTTTGGGACAGTAGACCAAGCGAGAATTACTACTGCCATTTCAGAGCTAGCACGAAATATATATTTATATGCAGGCACAGGTCAAATTTGTATAGAAGAATTGGACGAGTATGGGAAAACAGGACTTAAGGTTATCGCTACAGATGATGGTCCGGGGATTTCAGATATTCGTCAAGTAATGGAGGATGGTTTTTCCACATCAGGAGGCCTTGGTGCTGGATTGCCGGGTGTAAAGCGGTTGATGGACACTTTTCAGATTGATTCTTCCCAAGAAGGAGGAACGACCATCTATGCCGCGAAGTGGGTTCGCTAGAAAGGGGGATAACCCATGAATTTTGAAGAACTAGAACGGGAATATAAAGAGATTCTTTCCGCATACCTTAGCAGACAATCAGAGGAAGCGTTGTATAAAGGACAGGAGTTTAGCCGCAGATTATTAGGAGAAAAGGTTTCTCCTGAAGAAATTATCAGCGTCCATAAAGCAATGCTTCAGGACTTGTCCCCTGATATACCAGATAATATTTTGCATTCCCTCGATTTTTTATTAGAGGTGATGATTGGATATGGTATTGCTTATCGTGAGCATCAAAGCTTAAGGCACCGTCAGCAGGAGATTCAAACAGAGATTGAAATTGCTGCGAATGTGCAACAGACCTTACTAGAAACAAAAATTCCTGACACGGAATCTGTAGAGATTGGTGCCATCAGCGTGCCAGCTAAACATATGAGTGGGGACTATTATCATTTTGTTCACAATGAAAAGGATTCGTTCAGTGTAGCGATTGCCGATGTTATTGGAAAAGGTATTCCGGCAGCGATGTGTATGAGCATGATTAAGTATGCGATGGACAGTTTACCTGACACAAGAGTGGCACCAAGCTATGTGCTTGGAAACCTTAACAGGGTAGTGGAGCAAAATGTGGATGCAAGTATGTTTATTACGATGTTTTATGGGATGTATGATCTTCATAAACATCTGTTTTCGTTCGCATCTGCCGGCCATGAACCGCCGCTTTACTACGACGCGAAGAAGGATGAGTTTTATGAGCTGGATGCAAGAGGATTGGTGCTTGGCATCGACCGTCTAGCAACCTACGAACAATATGAAAAACAAATAGAAGTAGATGATATGGTCATCCTTTTTTCAGATGGAGTAACAGAGTGCAGGACAGAAGAAGGCTTTATTGAGGTTGATAAAATAATAGATTTGATTCGATCCTATATAAATTTATCTCCACAAGCAATTGTCGAGCTAGTTTATCGAGATTTAGAAAAAGTGCAAGATTTCCAATTAAGGGATGACTTTACATTAATTATCCTTAAAAGAAGGGTTTAAAAATTTTGCCGGCGGGTATGTAGTATTGAGATGACCTAAAATGGAATTCTAATCCGTGTTTGAGGTGACGTAGGAATGAATATTGATATTCAAATTAAAGAAGAGCTAAACGAAACTCGTATCGTTTTAGAAGGTGAAATAGATGCTTATACCGCACCAAAGGTAAAAGAAAAGGTAGTTCCTTTGATAGAGAACTATTCTGGTGAGGTAGTTTTTGATTTATCCCATGTTCATTACATGGACAGCACAGGCTTAGGTATGTTTGTGGGATTCTTTAAAACCGTAAAAGCAAACAACGGTATCTTTCGATTAGAAGGACTGTCTGATAGATTAAAGCGATTGTTTGATATTACGGGTTTAGCGGGAATTATGGAAATTAAGTAGGCTTTTTTCAAGCACGAAACAAGCCATCAAATAAGTTCACTTAAAGGTGGGGGAACAATGAACCGGGCTTACGACTATATAGAAATGGCTTTTCCAGCCAAGGCGGAATACGTTGGGGTAATTCGACTGACGCTATCTGGAATCGCCAATCGAATGGGTTTTACCTATGACGAGATTGAGGACATGAAAATTGCATTAAGCGAAGCATGCACAAATGCAGTGGAGCATGCTTACAAGAAAGATGAAACTGGAAACATCCGAATTGGATTTGGTATTTATGACGACCGACTCGAACTAGTGGTAGCTGACAATGGTCAAAGCTTTGACTTTGACAAGGTAAGAGAAGAGGTTGGTCCGTACACTGAGTCGCAACCAGTAGAAACTTTGCATGAGGGAGGGTTAGGATTATTCTTAATCCAAACGCTAATGGATGATGTAAAAGTTCATTCCAATCAAGGCGTGACAGTTTTCATGACAAAGTATGTACAAGGAGAGCAGGTGGAAAGGGATGAAGAATCAATCTCCGTCCAATAAGCTGGATGTTAATTTACTTTTAGAGCGGTACCAGCAAGAGGACTGTGAAGAGGCTCAGTTACAATTAGTGGAGCATTATACTGCACTAGTTGAATCGATTGCTCGAAAGTATTCCAGAGGGAAAGCCTTTCATGAAGACCTATCTCAAGTTGGCATGATTGGACTACTAGGGGCGATGAAACGATTTGATACGAGTTTTGGCAGAAGCTTTGAAGCCTTTGCTGTTCCTACTATTATTGGAGAGATCAAACGATTTTTGCGTGACAAAACATGGAGTGTTCATGTGCCACGTAGAATAAAAGAAATTGGACCTAAAATAAAATCTGCAGTAGAAGAGCTGACAAATGAACTTCAACGTTCACCAAAAGTGGTCGAAATTGCAGATTATTTAGAGGTAAGCGAAGAAGAAGTTTTAGAAGCGATGGAGATGAGCCAAAATTATCAGGCTCTATCTGTGGATAATGCGATTGAAGCAGATTCAGACGGCAGCACTGTCACTATACTAGATATTGTAGGGAACCAGGATGCAGGTTTTGATCAAGTGGATCAACAGCTGGTACTACAAAAAATCTTTCATGTTCTGACAGAGAGAGAAAAACAAATTATTGAGTGCACGTTTTTCCATAACATGAGTCAAAAGGAAACGGGTGAGAAGCTAGGGATTTCTCAAATGCATGTTTCGAGGCTTCAACGAAAGGCACTTAACAAATTAAAACAAGCGTTCCTGGCAGATAACGCAAACTCGGAGATTTTTTCATGATTGAACAGTTTAAACATGAAAAAGCGAATGTTAATGCCTACCAAAATGCCAAAAATGGAATGTATTTCTGTGGCGACAGCTACTATGTTAATACAACTGATGAATACTTCTTATGTGTGGTAGCTGATGGCTTAGGCAGCGGAGAATTTGCTCACGATGCATCGCAAGCAGTTGTCTCTGCTGCCAAACAATACGAGAAAGAGAATGTAACCACAATTATGAAAGCCTGTAATGAGGCAATGAAAAATAAACGTGGAGCAGCCGTTTCCGTATTAAAGGTTCATTATGGTCACAAAGAGGTTGAGTACAGCTGTGTTGGAAATATTCGCTTCTTTCTTTATCCTCCAACAGAAAAACTCATTTATCCTCTTCCGGTCAAGGGCTACTTGTCGGGAAAACCTCAAAACCTTAAAACTCACCGCTTTCCCTATCGCTCCAATATGAAATTTTTCATCTATTCAGATGGCCTTAACATCCCATCTGTTAAAAATTATATAAAAGACGTTCCATCCGCTACTTCCCTGCTTGAAATCGCAGCAATGTTCACGAGTAAAGGATTGGATGATGTCACCATTATTTCAGGTGAAATCCGATAAAAAAGACTAACGCAATGATGTTAGTCTTTTTGTATGCTCAGGATTTTTGATAAAATAAAAATTGGGTTTTAACGTTGGGAGGCATTCAAATTGGAATGGAATGAAAAAAACGAACAGCTCGTACAACTGCTAGTGAAAGATGTAAATGTATCAAAGGGACAAGCCAAAAAAGTAATTGCGCTTTTAGAGGAAGGAAACACCGTCCCGTTTATCGCAAGATATAGAAAAGAGCAAACAGGCTCTCTTGATGAAGTGCAAATTCGAGAGGTTATGGAAAAATGGCAATACATACAAAACCTTGAAACAAGAAAAGAAGAAGTCATTCGTCTTATTGAAGAACAAGGGAAATTAACGCCCGAACTAAAAAAAGGTATCTTAAAAGCGGCCAAACTGCAGCATGTCGAAGATCTGTATCGTCCTTATAAACAAAAACGCCGTACAAAAGCTACGGTGGCGAAGGAAAAAGGGCTAGAACCTTATGCACTATGGCTACTAAGCTTTCCGAGTGCACCTACCTTAGACGAAAAAGCAAAAGAGTTTCTCTCAGAAGAGGTAGAGGTGAATACGGTGGAGGATGTCTTGGCTGGCGCAAAGGATATTCTGGCTGAGATGTTCTCTGATGAACCTGCATACCGTCAATATATTCGTGACATTACCTACAAACAAGGTACTGTGGTGTCATCTGTTAAAAATGAAGAAAAAGACGAAAAGCAAGTATATGCCATGTATTATGAATATGAAGAGGCAATTAACAAAATCCTCCCTCACCGAATTCTGGCATTCAACCGTGGAGAAAAAGAAGAAATTCTAAGAGTATCGATCAGTGCCCCAATGGACCGGATATTGAGTTATTTAAAGCGCCAAATCATTAAAAAAGAGTCTTCCATTGCCGCCCCTGTTATTCAAGAGGCTATGGAGGATGGATACAAGCGCTTGATTGAGCCAGCTATTGAACGTGAAATCAGAAAAGAGTTAACAGAAAAAGCAGAGGAACAGGCGATTCATATTTTCTCAGAAAACCTTCGCAACCTTCTGCTTCAACCCCCTCTAAAGGGACGAGTTGTTCTTGGGGTGGACCCTGCCTACCGTACTGGCTGCAAGCTTGCTGTTGTTAATGAAACAGGAAAGGTGCTCAACATCGGAGTAATCTATCCTCACGCACCAGTGAACAAAAGGAAGGAAGCCGTTCAAAAGCTGTTAGCTATCTTACAAGAATATGCGATTGAAGTAGTGGCAGTTGGGAACGGGACAGCCTCACGAGAAACAGAACAACTGATTGCAGAAGTACTCAAGCAAAGTGGAAAAAGTATCTCTTACCTGATCGTGAATGAAGCCGGAGCAAGTGTCTATTCAGCGTCTGAGATTGCAAGAGAAGAGTTTCCTACTTTACAAGTGGAAGAGAGAAGTGCTGTTTCCATTGCTCGTAGACTTCAAGATCCACTTGCTGAACTGGTGAAGATTGACCCGAAATCAGTAGGAGTTGGACAATATCAGCACGATGTTGCCCAAAAACGTCTCTCAGATTCCTTAACCTTTGTCGTCGAAACGGTCGTTAACCAGGTAGGGGTTAACGTCAATACCGCTTCTTCTTCCTTGTTGCAATATGTAGCGGGTCTATCTAAATCTGTAGCAAATAATATTGTGAAAAAGCGTGAAGAGGAAGGGAAGTTTTCGAGCAGGTCAGACCTGAAAGGAATTCCAAGGCTTGGCGCCAAAACATACGAGCAGTGTATTGGATTCCTGCGAATTGTAGATGGAAAACAACCGCTAGATCGCACTGGCATTCATCCCGAAAACTATGCAAACGTAAAAAAACTTCTTAAGCAGTTAGGTGTTTCTGAAAAAGAAATTGGGACTTCAAAGCTGCAGGAAGCTTTAAAAGAAGTAGAGGTACATTCACTGGCGGACGAACTTCAAATCGGTGAAATCACCCTTCAAGATATTATCGACTCCTTAATCAGGCCGGAACGAGATCCGCGTGACGACATGCCAACGCCGTTGTTGAAGCAGGACGTATTAAAGATGGAAGACCTGAAAAAGGGAATGGAATTAGAGGGAACTGTCCGAAATGTTGTTGATTTCGGAGCGTTTGTGGATATTGGCGTAAAGCAGGACGGACTTGTGCACATCTCCAAATTGAGTGATCGTTTCGTTAAACATCCTCTTGATGTGGTAGCAGTTGGTGATATTGTCACCGTTTGGGTAGAAGGTGTAGAAGTAAACAAAGGCCGAGTATCCTTAACCATGCTAGAGCCGCAAAAGCAAGAAGCGTAAACAAAAGCTCCCCAAGTCTCTCTTTTTTAAAAAAAGGGAGGCTTGGGGGTAATTAGTATTATCCATTTTTTTTATGATAAAAAAACCAACACTGATTCAGCATCTTGATTTGGTAGCGGTCCTTCTCCAAGTAAGCACGCTGCATTTGTTTTTTAAACCAAGTTGGCAAGCGCCTGACCTCCTTCAACTTCAAAATCCGAAGCCCCCGAAGTAACAATCCTCTCATGAAAAAAATCTTTGCTCTATTGTATGCAGTATAAGAAAGAGGGTTCAAAGAGAAGGGAGAGAAAGAAATAATCATGGAAGATAAAGACCTGCAAAGATTAACTGAAGAGATATCTCTGGCTTTTTTTAAGGTGCCATTTCAGCATAATGCTACTTTTAATCCTAGGCTTAAAACAACCGGGGGAAGGTACCTAACCTCAACAAGCAATATTGAAATCAATAAAAAATACTATGATGCCCTAGGTATAGAGGAGCTAGTCGGAATCATTAAACATGAGCTATGTCACTATCATCTTCATATTAGAGGAAGAGGATATAAGCATCGAGATCAAGACTTTCGAAAGTTACTTAAAGAGGTTGGAGCTCCAAGGTTTTGTACTCCGATTCACACAGCCTCCACAAAGCCGAAAGCTTTTCGTATATATAAATGCGTGGATTGCCAACAGATATATAAAAGAATACGAAAAGTTAACACGATAAAGTACAGGTGTGGAAAGTGTCGAGGTAAGCTCGAAGAAATGCAAAAAAATGTTGACATAAAAGAGTAAAATATGATACATTTTTCAAGTCGCTATTTTTACAAAGGCGGCGAGGAAACAATTATGATAATATATCTTTTTAGAAAAAATGCACTTGACTTTTTCTGACAAGCTTATTAAAATTAAAACAGTCGCCTACGAGATATGTCGTAGGAAACTGGTACCGTTCCACCATAGCTCAGCGGTAGAGCACGTTCGAATAAGCTTCTTCGAGACGCTACAGCGTACCGATTGAGCCACATCGTGAATATGCCCCCTGAAATCGGGACGTTCGGCGTATATCAGAAATAAATATTCGTTGTCAATATCTATAATACCGTTCCACCATAGCTCAGCGGTAGAGCATTCGGCTGTTAACCGAAGGGTCGTAGGTTCGAATCCTACTGGTGGAGCCATATTGGAGAAGTACTCAAGTGGCTGAAGAGGCGCCCCTGCTAAGGGTGTAGGTCGTGTAAGCGGCGCGAGGGTTCAAATCCCTCCTTCTCCGCCATTCTATTATGGCCCGTTGGTCAAGCGGTTAAGACACCGCCCTTTCACGGCGGTAACACGGGTTCGAATCCCGTACGGGTCACTACTAAGTGGGATGCAAAACATTGGTTTTGCTTCCCATTTCTATCCTAGGAGGATTAGCTCAGCTGGGAGAGCACCTGCCTTACAAGCAGGGGGTCGGCGGTTCGATCCCGTCATCCTCCACCAGAAGGAACTTTTTTCTTAATAGCTTCACAACTTTCGAGTTCACTCGAAGAAGCTTAGAACAAGAAGTATATTTAATGGGCTATAGCCAAGCGGTAAGGCATCGCACTTTGACTGCGACATGCGTTGGTTCGAATCCAGCTAGCCCAGCCATTTTTCTTTAATATATGTATGCGGGTGTGGCGGAATTGGCAGACGCGCTAGACTTAGGATCTAGTGTCTTTGACGTGGGGGTTCGAGTCCCTTCACCCGCACCATACATTTTTAAAAGCTTTCATGTTACGCGGTCGTGGCGGAATGGCAGACGCGCTAGGTTGAGGGCCTAGTGGGGGTAACCCCGTGGAAGTTCGACTCTTCTCGGCCGCACCAAAAGAATTTAAAAAAAGTTGTTGACATTGAAACATCAACTTGTTATGATAGTTAAGTCGCCTTTGAGAGACGACATGAAAATAGAAATTAATATAAAGCGCCCGTAGCTCAATTGGATAGAGCGTTTGACTACGGATCAAAAGGTTAGGGGTTCGAGTCCTCTCGGGCGCGCCATTGCTTATTTTAAAGCGTTAGACGGGGAGTAGCTCAGCTTGGTAGAGCACTTGGTTTGGGACCAAGGGGTCGCAGGTTCGAATCCTGTCTTCCCGATACTTTATAATATGCGGGTGTAGTTTAATGGTAAAACCTCAGCCTTCCAAGCTGATGTCGTGGGTTCGATTCCCATCACCCGCTCCATAAATGCTCTTTGAAAACTAAACAAAACAACAGCGTCCACGTTGACCTTACGAGGTTAACATGAACGAATTTAAGTAACAAGCTAGCAACAAATTTTGAGCAACAGCTCAAACTCTTTATTGGAGAGTTTGATCCTGGCTCAGGACGAACGCTGGCGGCGTGCCTAATACATGCAAGTCGAGCGAACTTCTTAAAAGCTTGCTTTTATAGAAGTTAGCGGCGGACGGGTGAGTAACACGTGGGCAACCTGCCTGTAAGACTGGGATAACTTCGGGAAACCGGAGCTAATACCGGATAATACAAGAAACCTCCTGGTTTCTTGTTGAAAGATGGTTTCGGCTATCACTTACAGATGGGCCCGCGGCGCATTAGCTAGTTGGTGAGGTAACGGCTCACCAAGGCGACGATGCGTAGCCGACCTGAGAGGGTGATCGGCCACACTGGGACTGAGACACGGCCCAGACTCCTACGGGAGGCAGCAGTAGGGAATCTTCCACAATGGACGAAAGTCTGATGGAGCAACGCCGCGTGAGCGATGAAGGCCTTCGGGTCGTAAAGCTCTGTTGTTAGGGAAGAACAAGTGCGAGAGTAACTGCTCGCACCTTGACGGTACCTAACCAGAAAGCCACGGCTAACTACGTGCCAGCAGCCGCGGTAATACGTAGGTGGCAAGCGTTGTCCGGAATTATTGGGCGTAAAGCGCGCGCAGGCGGTTTCTTAAGTCTGATGTGAAAGCCCACGGCTCAACCGTGGAGGGTCATTGGAAACTGGGGAACTTGAGTGCAGAAGAGGAGAGTGGAATTCCACGTGTAGCGGTGAAATGCGTAGAGATGTGGAGGAACACCAGTGGCGAAGGCGACTCTCTGGTCTGTAACTGACGCTGAGGCGCGAAAGCGTGGGGAGCAAACAGGATTAGATACCCTGGTAGTCCACGCCGTAAACGATGAGTGCTAAGTGTTAGAGGGTTTCCGCCCTTTAGTGCTGCAGCTAACGCATTAAGCACTCCGCCTGGGGAGTACGGTCGCAAGACTGAAACTCAAAGGAATTGACGGGGGCCCGCACAAGCGGTGGAGCATGTGGTTTAATTCGAAGCAACGCGAAGAACCTTACCAGGTCTTGACATCCTCTGACCACTCTAGAGATAGAGCCTTCCCCTTCGGGGGACAGAGTGACAGGTGGTGCATGGTTGTCGTCAGCTCGTGTCGTGAGATGTTGGGTTAAGTCCCGCAACGAGCGCAACCCTTGATCTTAGTTGCCAGCATTCAGTTGGGCACTCTAAGGTGACTGCCGGTGACAAACCGGAGGAAGGTGGGGATGACGTCAAATCATCATGCCCCTTATGACCTGGGCTACACACGTGCTACAATGGACGGTACAAAGGGCAGCAAAACCGCGAGGTCGAGCCAATCCCATAAAACCGTTCTCAGTTCGGATTGCAGGCTGCAACTCGCCTGCATGAAGCCGGAATCGCTAGTAATCGCGGATCAGCATGCCGCGGTGAATACGTTCCCGGGCCTTGTACACACCGCCCGTCACACCACGAGAGTTTGTAACACCCGAAGTCGGTGGGGTAACCTTTTGGAGCCAGCCGCCTAAGGTGGGACAGATGATTGGGGTGAAGTCGTAACAAGGTAGCCGTATCGGAAGGTGCGGCTGGATCACCTCCTTTCTAAGGATAAAGACGCTTGTTGTTTTGTTTAGTTTTGAGAGAGCATTCTCTCTATTATGAATGGCAAATCTGTCGATTTGTCTCATTTGTTCCTTGAAAACTAGATAATGTAACTAATATCAAGATATTCACAAAATATCGTTCATCTTAGTAATTTTCTAATAGATATCATCGCTGATATCGACACAAGACCGTTTGGTCTGAGGTTAAGTTATTAAGGGCGCACGGTGGATGCCTTGGCACTAGGAGCCGATGAAGGACGGGACTAACACCGATATGCTTCGGGGAGCTGTAAGTAAGCGTTGATCCGGAGATTTCCGAATGGGGAAACCCACTGCTCGTAATGGAGCAGTATCCTTATCTGAATACATAGGGTATGGAAGGCAGACCCGGGGAACTGAAACATCTTAGTACCCGGAGGAAGAGAAAGCAAATGCGATTTCCTGAGTAGCGGCGAGCGAAACGGAATTAGCCCAAACCAAGAGGCTTGCCTCTTGGGGTTGTAGGACACTCTACATGGAGTTACAAAGGAACGGGGTAGATGAAGCGACCTGGAAAGGTCCGTCATAGAAGGTAAAAACCCTGTAGTTGAAACTTCGTTCCCTCCTGAGTGGATCCTGAGTACGGCGGGACACGAGAAATCCCGTCGGAAGCAGGGAGGACCATCTCCCAAGGCTAAATACTCCCTAGTGACCGATAGTGAACCAGTACCGTGAGGGAAAGGTGAAAAGCACCCCGGAAGGGGAGTGAAATAGATCCTGAAACCGTGTGCCTACAAGTAGTTAGAGCCCGTTAATGGGTGATAGCGTGCCTTTTGTAGAATGAACCGGCGAGTTACGATCCCGTGCAAGGTTAAGTCGAAGAGACGGAGCCGTAGCGAAAGCGAGTCTGAATAGGGCGCATGAGTACGTGGTCGTAGACCCGAAACCAGGTGATCTACCCATGTCCAGGGTGAAGTTCAGGTAACACTGAATGGAGGCCCGAACCGACTCACGTTGAAAAGTGAGCGGATGAGGTGTGGGTAGGGGTGAAATGCCAAT
Proteins encoded:
- a CDS encoding PP2C family protein-serine/threonine phosphatase yields the protein MNFEELEREYKEILSAYLSRQSEEALYKGQEFSRRLLGEKVSPEEIISVHKAMLQDLSPDIPDNILHSLDFLLEVMIGYGIAYREHQSLRHRQQEIQTEIEIAANVQQTLLETKIPDTESVEIGAISVPAKHMSGDYYHFVHNEKDSFSVAIADVIGKGIPAAMCMSMIKYAMDSLPDTRVAPSYVLGNLNRVVEQNVDASMFITMFYGMYDLHKHLFSFASAGHEPPLYYDAKKDEFYELDARGLVLGIDRLATYEQYEKQIEVDDMVILFSDGVTECRTEEGFIEVDKIIDLIRSYINLSPQAIVELVYRDLEKVQDFQLRDDFTLIILKRRV
- the rsbW gene encoding anti-sigma B factor RsbW; the encoded protein is MNRAYDYIEMAFPAKAEYVGVIRLTLSGIANRMGFTYDEIEDMKIALSEACTNAVEHAYKKDETGNIRIGFGIYDDRLELVVADNGQSFDFDKVREEVGPYTESQPVETLHEGGLGLFLIQTLMDDVKVHSNQGVTVFMTKYVQGEQVERDEESISVQ
- a CDS encoding STAS domain-containing protein is translated as MNIDIQIKEELNETRIVLEGEIDAYTAPKVKEKVVPLIENYSGEVVFDLSHVHYMDSTGLGMFVGFFKTVKANNGIFRLEGLSDRLKRLFDITGLAGIMEIK
- a CDS encoding STAS domain-containing protein — its product is MRIPILKLHNCLLISIQWELDDQTALQFQEDLLNRIHETGANGVVIDLTSVDMIDSFIAKVLGDVISMSKLMGAQVVLTGIQPAVAITLVELGIQLDEVYTALDLEKGLEKLQQELGE
- the cmpA gene encoding cortex morphogenetic protein CmpA, which produces MPTWFKKQMQRAYLEKDRYQIKMLNQCWFFYHKKNG
- a CDS encoding RsbT co-antagonist protein RsbRA: MNPNIISFIEENREAIFDKWIAGMDEIGEKKELKAISEKVYLSTSREYINLLLNNISKDQDDLSTKLTDFAEKIVRFGWPLLYVTDGLSLFGKIVFEEMTKSKDDSQKVALMYDFDQWLRPVHNEIVKTYTGTWEHTVSMQKIALQELAAPLIPVFERISVMPLVGTIDTERARQIMENLLQGVVKHRAEVVLIDITGVPVVDTMVAHHIIQAAEAVRLVGAKCLLVGIRPEIAQTIVNLGINLDQIITKNSLAKGIETALEMTNRKIVNAGDQE
- a CDS encoding PP2C family serine/threonine-protein phosphatase, with the protein product MIEQFKHEKANVNAYQNAKNGMYFCGDSYYVNTTDEYFLCVVADGLGSGEFAHDASQAVVSAAKQYEKENVTTIMKACNEAMKNKRGAAVSVLKVHYGHKEVEYSCVGNIRFFLYPPTEKLIYPLPVKGYLSGKPQNLKTHRFPYRSNMKFFIYSDGLNIPSVKNYIKDVPSATSLLEIAAMFTSKGLDDVTIISGEIR
- a CDS encoding SprT family protein; amino-acid sequence: MEDKDLQRLTEEISLAFFKVPFQHNATFNPRLKTTGGRYLTSTSNIEINKKYYDALGIEELVGIIKHELCHYHLHIRGRGYKHRDQDFRKLLKEVGAPRFCTPIHTASTKPKAFRIYKCVDCQQIYKRIRKVNTIKYRCGKCRGKLEEMQKNVDIKE
- the sigB gene encoding RNA polymerase sigma factor SigB gives rise to the protein MKNQSPSNKLDVNLLLERYQQEDCEEAQLQLVEHYTALVESIARKYSRGKAFHEDLSQVGMIGLLGAMKRFDTSFGRSFEAFAVPTIIGEIKRFLRDKTWSVHVPRRIKEIGPKIKSAVEELTNELQRSPKVVEIADYLEVSEEEVLEAMEMSQNYQALSVDNAIEADSDGSTVTILDIVGNQDAGFDQVDQQLVLQKIFHVLTEREKQIIECTFFHNMSQKETGEKLGISQMHVSRLQRKALNKLKQAFLADNANSEIFS
- a CDS encoding Tex family protein, whose protein sequence is MEWNEKNEQLVQLLVKDVNVSKGQAKKVIALLEEGNTVPFIARYRKEQTGSLDEVQIREVMEKWQYIQNLETRKEEVIRLIEEQGKLTPELKKGILKAAKLQHVEDLYRPYKQKRRTKATVAKEKGLEPYALWLLSFPSAPTLDEKAKEFLSEEVEVNTVEDVLAGAKDILAEMFSDEPAYRQYIRDITYKQGTVVSSVKNEEKDEKQVYAMYYEYEEAINKILPHRILAFNRGEKEEILRVSISAPMDRILSYLKRQIIKKESSIAAPVIQEAMEDGYKRLIEPAIEREIRKELTEKAEEQAIHIFSENLRNLLLQPPLKGRVVLGVDPAYRTGCKLAVVNETGKVLNIGVIYPHAPVNKRKEAVQKLLAILQEYAIEVVAVGNGTASRETEQLIAEVLKQSGKSISYLIVNEAGASVYSASEIAREEFPTLQVEERSAVSIARRLQDPLAELVKIDPKSVGVGQYQHDVAQKRLSDSLTFVVETVVNQVGVNVNTASSSLLQYVAGLSKSVANNIVKKREEEGKFSSRSDLKGIPRLGAKTYEQCIGFLRIVDGKQPLDRTGIHPENYANVKKLLKQLGVSEKEIGTSKLQEALKEVEVHSLADELQIGEITLQDIIDSLIRPERDPRDDMPTPLLKQDVLKMEDLKKGMELEGTVRNVVDFGAFVDIGVKQDGLVHISKLSDRFVKHPLDVVAVGDIVTVWVEGVEVNKGRVSLTMLEPQKQEA
- the ndoA gene encoding type II toxin-antitoxin system endoribonuclease NdoA; amino-acid sequence: MIVKRGDVYFADLSPVVGSEQGGVRPVLVIQNDIGNRFSPTVIVAAITAQIQKAKLPTHVEIDAKRYGFERDSVILLEQIRTIDKQRLTDKITHLDEEMMDKVDEALQISLGLIDF
- a CDS encoding anti-sigma regulatory factor — its product is MTVQSCVNIRNEWDIVAARQMGRNVAKDLGFGTVDQARITTAISELARNIYLYAGTGQICIEELDEYGKTGLKVIATDDGPGISDIRQVMEDGFSTSGGLGAGLPGVKRLMDTFQIDSSQEGGTTIYAAKWVR